In one window of Drosophila mauritiana strain mau12 chromosome X, ASM438214v1, whole genome shotgun sequence DNA:
- the LOC117148178 gene encoding UPF0729 protein GD16342 has product MVCVPCFIIPLLLYIWHKFVQPIILRYWNPWEKKDAQGNVIQKGPHFPFECKGGACPFVPGAKKPEKASAGPAEESQNPPSSATAALAAETEVDESKKEI; this is encoded by the coding sequence ATGGTCTGCGTGCCCTGTTTCATCATTCCACTGCTTCTGTACATTTGGCACAAATTTGTGCAGCCGATAATCCTGCGCTACTGGAATCCATGGGAGAAGAAGGACGCCCAGGGCAATGTGATCCAGAAGGGTCCCCACTTCCCCTTCGAGTGCAAGGGCGGCGCTTGCCCCTTCGTTCCGGGGGCCAAGAAACCGGAGAAGGCCAGTGCTGGCCCCGCCGAGGAATCCCAAAATCCGCCATCGagtgcaacagcagcactggcagcggaaacggaagtggacGAATCCAAGAAGGAGATCTAG
- the LOC117148075 gene encoding LOW QUALITY PROTEIN: follicle cell protein 3C-1 (The sequence of the model RefSeq protein was modified relative to this genomic sequence to represent the inferred CDS: inserted 1 base in 1 codon), which yields MAYKMDGAKAEVFSVSXDTKMGAFKNSLLLLTLLLAIHLEASKIVYKKPLYGNSNLIQDKRVKTKPVKLETSTMSSTTSSSTAAAEDWPTAVEFVIMTTPASELEASSESIANNATTESTVGEALLTGSSEGSTRSIEPTTSPLSTTPSLASTIPLPPTPGLPAAPQDNQPVPCTCGVFLSSQIPNGLPTKPLIHQELDHMFPCNAIGRKQCQTKCLETIVQHLPNSANIVCSALGHDCHKERAYLFIKNCHNQWVNTNLQAGREYCCRSGAPYRCPLMG from the exons ATGGCTtataaaatggatggcgcaaAGGCAGAAGTATTCAGTGTTT GAGATACCAAGATGG GCGCCTTTAAGAATtccctgctgctgctgacgctTCTGCTGGCCATCCATCTGGAGGCCTCCAAGATAGTCTACAAGAAGCCGCTCTACGGCAATAGCAACCTCATCCAGGACAAGCGTGTGAAGACGAAGCCTGTCAAGCTGGAAACCAGCACCATGAGCAGCACCACCAGTAGCAGCACAGCAGCCGCAGAGGATTGGCCCACGGCCGTTGAGTTTGTGATCATGACAACGCCCGCCAGCGAGTTGGAAGCCAGCTCGGAATCCATTGCTAACAATGCCACCACAGAATCGACCGTTGGCGAGGCCCTGCTCACCGGTTCGTCGGAAGGATCCACACGATCGATAGAGCCAACCACGAGTCCGCTGAGCACAACCCCCAGTCTGGCTAGCACCATTCCCTTGCCACCGACACCGGGACTACCTGCAGCTCCCCAGGATAATCAGCCAGTGCCGTGCACCTGCGGCGTGTTCCTCTCCTCGCAAATCCCCAATGGCCTGCCGACGAAGCCACTAATCCACCAGGAGCTGGATCACATGTTCCCCTGCAACGCCATCGGTCGCAAGCAGTGTCAAACCAAATGCCTAGAGACG ATCGTGCAACACCTGCCGAATTCCGCAAATATAGTGTGCTCCGCACTGGGTCACGATTGCCACAAGGAACGGGCCTATTTGTTCATCAAGAACTGTCACAACCAATGGGTTAATACGAACCTGCAGGCGGGCAGGGAGTACTGTTGTCGCTCTGGCGCTCCCTACCGCTGCCCTTTGATGGGTTAA